One Ustilaginoidea virens chromosome 5, complete sequence genomic region harbors:
- a CDS encoding calmodulin encodes MADSLTEEQVSEFKEAFSLFDKDGDGQITTKELGTVMRSLGQNPSEAELQDMINEVDADNNGTIDFPEFLTMMARKMKDTDSEEEIREAFKVFDRDNNGFISAAELRHVMTSIGEKLTDDEVDEMIREADQDGDGRIDYNEFVQLMMQK; translated from the exons ATG GCCGACTCTCTCACCGAAGAGCAAGTTTCCGAATTCAAAGAGGCGTTCTCTCTCTTT GACAAAGACGGTGATG GCCAGATCACCACAAAGGAGTTGGGAACCGTCATGCGCTCTTTGGGTCAAAATCCATCCGAGGCAGAGTTGCAAGACATGATTAATGAAGTCGACGCTGACAACAATGGTACCATTGACTTTCCTG AATTCTTGACGATGATGGCCCGAAAAATGAAGGACACCGATTCCGAGGAAGAAATCAGAGAGGCCTTCAAG GTTTTCGACCGTGACAACAACGGATTCATCTCGGCCGCAGAACTCCGTCATGTCATGACTTCCATCGGCGAAAAGCTCACGGATGATGAAGTCGACGAGATGATTCGGGAGGCTGACCAGGACGGCGACGGCAGAATTGATT ATAACGAATTTGTCCAGCTCATGATGCAGAAATAA